CGACAACGGAGCTCCTCTCGCAGGGGCACCGCGAGAGATTCGGGATTCCCGAACCCTCACCCGTGTTCCTCGGGACGAAGAAGGGCCCCGCCATCATCGTGAGCGGCCACGATATGCTCGATCTGAAGGAGCTGCTCGAGCAGACCGAGGGGACGGGGGTGAACGTCTACACGCACGGCGAGATGCTCCCCGCCCACAGTTATCCGGAATTGAAGAAACACAAACACCTCGTCGGAAATTTCGGGACCGCGTGGCAGAACCAGCAGAAGGAGTTCGCGAGCGCGCCCGCCGCGATCCTGATGACCACCAACTGCATCCAGAGGCCGGCGAATTCCTATAAGGACCGCATCTTCACCACGGGCCTCGTTGCCTGGCCTGGCGTCACGCACATTCCGGACCGGGCGAACGGAAAGCAAAAAGACTTTTCGTCTGTCATCGCGAAAGCGAAGGAGCTCGGAGGGCTGGCTGAGAAGCCGGGAAAGACCATCACGGTCGGATTCGGTCACGAGGCAGTCCTGGGCGTGGCAGAGAAGGTCGTCGCGGCGGTGAAATCCGGCGCCATCAGGCACTTCTTCCTCATCGGCGGCTGCGATGGGGCCAAGCCGGGTCGCAATTACTACGCGAGGTTCGCAGAACTCGTGCCGAAGGACTGCATGATCCTCACGCTCGCCTGCGGGAAGTACCGCTTCAACACACTGGACGCAGGGGATATCGGCGGCATACCGAGGCTCCTCGATGTCGGCCAGTGCAACGACGCCTATTCGGCGATCCGTATCGCCCAGGCGCTGGCGGGGGCGTTCGGGTGCGGCGTCAACGACCTGCCGCTCACGTTCATCCTCTCCTGGTACGAGCAGAAGGCGGTCGCGATCCTGCTGTCGCTCCTCTCAATGGGCATCAGGGGCATGCGCCTCGGCCCCTCGCTGCCGGCATTCATTACGCCTGGGATCCTCAAGGCGCTCGTGGACAGGTTCGGCATCAAGCCGATAGGCACCGCGGAGGAGGACCTGAAGGACAGTTTAAGGTTGAAAGTTTAAGGCGCAAGGAAGAAGATAGTGTGAGGGAATTACGGAGGGGGATTATCATGGCGCGGCAACCGGGTGACTTTACGGCGGTGAAAGTATCCGAACGGGTATACTGGGTAGGGGCGATTGATTGGGCCGTCCGCGATTTTCACGGCTACTCGACAGACCGGGGGACGACCTATAACGCCTATCTCATCATGGGCGAAAAAAATATACTGGTTGACACGGTCAAGGCCCCCTTCAGGGAAGAGATGTTCGCCCGCATCGCCTCCGTCATCGACCCGCAGAGAATTGACTACCTCATCTCGAACCATTCGGAGATGGACCACTCGGGCTGCCTCCCTGAAGTCATCCAGAGATTGAAGACTGAGAAGGTGTTTGCCTCCGCCATGGGTGTCAGAGCGCTGGCCGGTCATTTTCATCACGACTATGAAGTGCAGGCGGTGAAGGACGGGGAGCACATGGCGCTTGGAAATGTCAATCTCGTCTTCGCGGAGACCCGGATGCTCCACTGGCCTGACAGCATGGTCACCTATCTTCCCGATGAGGCGCTGCTCTTCTCGCAGGACGCCTTCGGAATGCACCTTGCCTCGAGCGAGCGATTCGATGATGAGCTGCCAGGGGAGTTGCTGGCGCACGAGGCAGCCAAATACTACGCCAACATACTCATGCCGTTCGCCGGCCTTGTCTCGAAGCTCCCGGAGAAGCTGGAGCGCAACGGGGTCGCGCCGAAAATAGTCGCCCCCGACCACGGCCCTATATGGCGAAAGGGGGTGGCGACAATTATGGAATGCTATGCGAAGTGGGCGGCACGGACGCCATCGCGGAAGGCAGTTCTCGTGTATGATACGATGTGGGGGAGTACCCATCGGCTGGCGCGGGCGATCGCCGAGGGGCTCGCCGCGGACGGCGTCAGCGTGAAGCTCCTGCCGCTCGGATCGAGCCACCGGAGCGATGCCGCGACAGAACTGCTCGACGCCGGCGCCCTCATCGTGGGATCGCCCACGATCAACAACGGCATCTTCCCGACGGTGGCTGACGCAATGAGCTACCTCAAGGGATTGAAACCGTCAAACCTCCTCGGGGCTGCCTTTGGTTCGTACGGGTGGAGCGGGGAGTCGGTGAAGGAGCTCAACGAAATGCTCCGCGCGATGAAAATCGAACTGGTGAGCGAGGGTGTCAGCGTCAGGTATGTGCCAGGCCCTGATGCGCTTGCGCAGTGCGCGTCCCTGGGAGCGACTGTCGCGCAACGGCTCGCGACATTGTGCAGCGGCGGGTAGTTGAGAGGTGACGCTCATGATGCTCTATCAATTCGTCAAACCACTCGGGATTGCGACATACTCGGCCCTCTGGATCACCTTTCTCCTGGGGCTATTCAAATTCAAGTTCCAGGTGAGGTGGATAGATATGAAGTGGCACTATGCGTGTGCCATCATCACGGTCATACTGGCCACTCTGCATGTGATCGTGATAGAAACCGCAGAATATCTTTAATTTGGAGTGTAGGGGCTCGATTTATCGAGCCCGATCTGATGGGCTGGCCGGATTTATATGGCCCTGCAGCGATTATTTTTGAGAAAGGAGGATACCATATGAAAGGACTATCCGTGACACTCGCACTGGCGGTAGCCATGGTGGCTATCGCCGGGTGGGCGCCGGGCCAGGAGGCCGAGCAGAAGAGTGTGCCTGGCTCGGAGAAGGGAGCGGCGTCGGCCCCCGTGCCGGCGGTGAAGGAGATGCAGGGTACCACCTGCCCTGTCCTCGCCGGTCCCATTGACAAGAAGTATAATTACACCTACAGGGGGACCATCTATTATTTCTGTTGCCCGATGTGCGTGGAGAAATTCAAGGCCGATCCGGAGAAGTATGCTGGGAAGGCATTGCCCAAGAAGTGACATATCTCCCTCGGTCTAAAGGTTCCTGCCTCGGGTTATGACTTGGGAGGTGATTCATGCGGAAGTTATCCTTGGTATATGTCTTGCTCGCCATGATCATAGCGGCAACCGGGTGCGCGAGCCCTGGAGCGAAAACAGGCACGGCGATGCCCTACTGCCCGAAGTGCAAAGTGCGGGTCGCGAGGCACAGGTTCTTGAGGGCGAGCAGCAGGGAGGGGCACACACATGTGAGGTACCTCTGCCCGTCGTGCGGCAAGGAGTGGAGTGCCGCTCCTGATGGAACTGTACGAGACACGCTGGTCTGCCCAAAGTGCGGCTGTGCGCTCAAAGAGTGCCCCGCGTGCTGCAAGACGTTCAAAAAATGAAGGCCAATGACGCACGATTACGCTGACCATCGCCACGCACATTCCCACCGCCGTTTCCTTTTGAAGAGGATGCAGGGGCGCAGCCGCCTCGCCACCTGCGTGGCGATCACCGCCGTGACCATGGTCGTGGAATTCGTCGCCGGAATCCTCACCGGCAGCCTCGCGCTGATCAGCGATGCGGGCCACATGTTGACGCACGGCTTCTCGCTCATCATCAGCTACTTTGCCATCACCCTCGCGCAACGGCCGGCGACGGAGCGAAGGACCTTCGGCCTCTACCGGGCCGAGATCCTCGCGGCCCTCCTCAATGGCGCGACCCTCCTCGTCATTACGGGCTTCATCGTCTGGTACGCGGTGCAGCGGATCTGCCACCCCGTCCCGATCTCGGCGGGCTGGATGCTGGTGGTCGCCGTTATCGGCCTCGTGGTGAATATCATCACGGCCTTCATCCTGAAGGAATCCGCCGGCGAAGACCTTAATATCAAGAGCGCATTTCTGCACATGCTCGGCGACCTCGTCTCATCGGTCATCGTGGTGGGGGGGGCGCTCGTGATTCTGTGGACCGGGTGGTATCCGATAGACCCGATCCTCAGCATGGTCGTCTGCGCATTCATTCTCGTGTGGGCCTATACCCTGATCAGGGAATCAGTGGAGATCCTCCTCCAGGCGACTCCGCGAGACGTGGATATCGCGAAGATCAGAGCGCGGCTGTCCCGCGTGGGCGGCGTGCAGCTCGTCCATGATATCCACGTCTGGGCAATCACCTCCGGCCTCTATTCAATGAGCGCCCATGTCCAGGTTGACGACATGGAGATCAGCCGATCCAACATCATCCTCGATGAGATAGGCGAGATTCTCAAGAAGGAGTTCCATATCATCCACTACACCGTACAGTTTGAATGCGGGGAGTGCAGGCGCCACCCCGTGAGCCATTGAAACAGTTGCCGGACATCTCACTGATCAAAAAAGGAGCTGCGCATCGAGAAGATCGCTATTTCAATCTCAGGTATTCACTGCGCGTCGTGCGTGGGCAGAATAGAGAATGCCCTCGCGGCTGTTCCTGGCGTGAGGCGTGCGAGCATCAATTTTGTCACGCGAAAAGCCAGTGTCGAGTATGATCCTCAGAGGGTAAGTCCCTCCGTTCTCGAACAGACCATAGAGAAAATCGGCTACGGGGTTATCAAAACGGCTGGGGAAGACCTCGAGGACCTCGAACGCGAGGAGCGGTCGCAGGAAGAGGAGGTAAAGGACCTCGGGATACGGCTCTCCCTGGTGCTGGCTCTCGTGGTTCCTCTAGTCTACATCTCGATGGGGCCGATGCTCGGACTCGCGCTCCCCGCTTTTTTGCTTCGCCATACCGCGCTTTTCCAGTTCGTCCTCACGGTGCCGATCGTCGCCGCCGGATATCAGTTTTATACTAGAGGGTTTCTCGCTGTGTTCAGGAGACAGGGCGCCACCATGGACACGCTGGTCGCCCTGGGGACGGGGACGGCGTTTCTCTACAGTGTGGCGGCCTCCTGCGTCG
This genomic window from Candidatus Auribacterota bacterium contains:
- a CDS encoding cation diffusion facilitator family transporter codes for the protein MTHDYADHRHAHSHRRFLLKRMQGRSRLATCVAITAVTMVVEFVAGILTGSLALISDAGHMLTHGFSLIISYFAITLAQRPATERRTFGLYRAEILAALLNGATLLVITGFIVWYAVQRICHPVPISAGWMLVVAVIGLVVNIITAFILKESAGEDLNIKSAFLHMLGDLVSSVIVVGGALVILWTGWYPIDPILSMVVCAFILVWAYTLIRESVEILLQATPRDVDIAKIRARLSRVGGVQLVHDIHVWAITSGLYSMSAHVQVDDMEISRSNIILDEIGEILKKEFHIIHYTVQFECGECRRHPVSH
- a CDS encoding YHS domain-containing protein; amino-acid sequence: MKGLSVTLALAVAMVAIAGWAPGQEAEQKSVPGSEKGAASAPVPAVKEMQGTTCPVLAGPIDKKYNYTYRGTIYYFCCPMCVEKFKADPEKYAGKALPKK
- the hcp gene encoding hydroxylamine reductase — encoded protein: MFCYQCEQTAKGTGCTVQGVCGKDPETAALQDLLVHAVKGIGWYADLASRKGVHDSAVDVFVVRALFTTITNVDFDPARIVGLIREAAVLKSKARELAHKSGARIPGNIPEAARWEPAGNREGLLDQALKVGLMAGPKKNEDVRSLEHLLLFGMKGVSAYADHAHILGKDSPEIYAFLHRALAGLAEGNLGADALVELNMECGKINIATTELLSQGHRERFGIPEPSPVFLGTKKGPAIIVSGHDMLDLKELLEQTEGTGVNVYTHGEMLPAHSYPELKKHKHLVGNFGTAWQNQQKEFASAPAAILMTTNCIQRPANSYKDRIFTTGLVAWPGVTHIPDRANGKQKDFSSVIAKAKELGGLAEKPGKTITVGFGHEAVLGVAEKVVAAVKSGAIRHFFLIGGCDGAKPGRNYYARFAELVPKDCMILTLACGKYRFNTLDAGDIGGIPRLLDVGQCNDAYSAIRIAQALAGAFGCGVNDLPLTFILSWYEQKAVAILLSLLSMGIRGMRLGPSLPAFITPGILKALVDRFGIKPIGTAEEDLKDSLRLKV
- a CDS encoding flavodoxin domain-containing protein gives rise to the protein MARQPGDFTAVKVSERVYWVGAIDWAVRDFHGYSTDRGTTYNAYLIMGEKNILVDTVKAPFREEMFARIASVIDPQRIDYLISNHSEMDHSGCLPEVIQRLKTEKVFASAMGVRALAGHFHHDYEVQAVKDGEHMALGNVNLVFAETRMLHWPDSMVTYLPDEALLFSQDAFGMHLASSERFDDELPGELLAHEAAKYYANILMPFAGLVSKLPEKLERNGVAPKIVAPDHGPIWRKGVATIMECYAKWAARTPSRKAVLVYDTMWGSTHRLARAIAEGLAADGVSVKLLPLGSSHRSDAATELLDAGALIVGSPTINNGIFPTVADAMSYLKGLKPSNLLGAAFGSYGWSGESVKELNEMLRAMKIELVSEGVSVRYVPGPDALAQCASLGATVAQRLATLCSGG